The DNA window GTCGGACGTCCCGCCCGACCCCCGCATCTCGTTCATGCGCCGCCCCCTTCGGTTTCCAGCAACTCGCGCATCGTTTTGAGGCAGCGCCCCCTCGTCGGGCCGATGCTGCCGTGCGGCATCCGCAGGGCTTCGGCGACGAGGCGGTACTCGGCACGGCCGGCCAGCACGGTCAGGCGGAGGATCTCCTGGCAGCGCTCCGGCAACTGGGTGAACACGTGCCACAGCTGGCGGTCACGGTCGGCGCGCAGCGCTTCGGCCTCCGGGGCCGGATTGCCGCTCGGCATCGACTCGGCCATCTCGTCGGTGAGCGGCACCGGTGACAGCTTGCGGCCGTGCGACCGCTGCGCTTCGCGGCGGGCGGTGGTGATCAGCCAGCCCGCGAGCGCCCTCGGCTCGGTCACCTTCGCCAGGTTGCTGAACAACGCCAGCCACACCGTCTGCACCACGTCTTCGGCGGTGGACGACTCCACCCCGTTCGCCCGCGCGACGTGCCACACCAGCGGTGTCAGCTCCGACACCAGCCGGTTCATCGCGTTGCGGTCACCAGCGCGCGCGGCGTGCACGCACGCGGCGTACAGCTCGTGCCCGTGGAGTCCCTCCCACGGCGGATCCGCCTCGACGGTTCGCGTCTCGGTCACGGTTCGTGCCCCCTCGACTCGCCCACAACTCAGCGTCAGCAGTATCGCGGGCTCACAGGGGTTAAGAGCCGGGTGGGTCAGTGTTGGATACACGGAGTCACTCATTCGGAGCAGCGGACAGGACGAAAGTAAGTGTTCGCCGCGGCGCCTGCTCCCAGGGACGGATCAGGTCCGCGTGGAGGGGAAGCCGGCCGGCGTCGACGATGCCGAACGCCAGCCGGCGAACCCCACCCGCACCAGGTGGCCCCGCCCCCGTGACCACCTGCCCCCTTATTGGGTGGCCCTGTTCCCCGCCGTCCTGCCCGCGATATTCGTCATCGACCAGGTGCACTCCCCTCGGCAGCCGGCACAGCCACCGAAACCCGCTCGACGGGACCTCCGGGAGCGAAAGCTCCACGGTGTCTCCTACACGCACGCGAACCACCTCCCCGGCGTTCGCCCGCGTGATCCGAATGAGCACGACGCCCCCCGGGGCTCAGGGCGGCGGCAGCCGGCGGCCCCCTCGGCTGCCGGCTACCGCCTGCCTCGACGAGGCGGTCAGACCAGGATCTGGTCGATCTGGCCCGACGCGTCCTCGTGGTAACTCAACGGCAGCCGGTTGTTCTTCGCCAACAGCGCCAGCAGCACCAGGTTGCCGTTACCGGCCTCGGAAGCCATCGACAGCCGCTTCCACCCCGCGCCCGGAACCCAGGCCCACACCCCCGGGGTGGTGCTGGAGAACACGTGCGTGATGAAGCGGCGGTGCGCCCAGCCGTCACGGCCGGTCGTGGCGACCGGCGCGGGCTGCGCTGGCTGCCCCGCGGGCGGCACGGGCTGACCCGCTGGCGGTGTCGGCTGCCCGGTCTGACCGGTCGGCGGGCTGTACGGCTCCCACGACATGGGCGCGACGACCGGCGCACCAGCGGGCGGGCTGTACGGCTCCCACGACGTCGGCGCCACCACCGGCGCACCGGCCGGCGGGCTGTACGGCTCCCACGACGTCGGCGCCACCACCGGCGCACCGGCCGGCGGGCTGTACGGCTCCCACGAGGTGGGGGCCATCGGCGGCGCCCACTCCGGCGGGGCCGGGGGCGCGTCGGGGTGCGGCGGAGCCTCGGTACCGGTGGTGGCGGTGTCGGGCTCCGGAGCGGCGGTGGTTTCCGGGACCGGCTCGGTGTTGGTACTCATGCAGTTCCCCTGTTCTTTCTCACTGCCCGATGCGGAGCATCGCGAGTTCGTCGTTGTCGATGAACGGCGCCACCGCCGAGCCGCGAGCACGCGGTTCGGCGAGCATGGCGAGCGCGGTGGCGGTCCCGCGCGGCCCACCGGAAAGCCGGGCCCAGCCGGCGTTTTCCAGGTAGACCCAGGCATTGGCGTCGTGCGCGCTGGTGAACAGCCGCAGCGCGCGCTGCGGGGGCAGCCACGCGCGCAGGTTCACGCCCGTGCATCCCAGCGTCGTCGGCCGCGCGGCGGGATAATCCTCGAGGTAGCCCTCGCCGTAGGCGATGCGGACGTAACCGCCTTCGCCCCAGTCGGTGCCCCACGAGTTCTTCGCGATCCAGCAGCCCTCGACGTCGTCCCACCCGACGAGCGCGACGCAGTGGCCGCCGCTCGTCTTGTCGGTGGTGTGCCGGTACACACCGCCCGCGTAGTGGAACAGGTCCTCGTAGATGACCAGGCACGCGGCGACCGGCCCGTACCCGTAGATGTGGTGCTTGATCGCGGCCGGGTTGCCGCTGAGGTCCACGACCTCCTCGGCACGCGCGAGCCGGTCCCGCCATCCCGGGTTCACCGAGCCGGCGCCGTCTTCGCGGTACGGGTAGCAGTCCTCGAAGGCGACACCCTTGGCCATCGCGTCGTCGAGCAGCTCGTCCGGCCACGACCCGTCCGGGTGCAGGCTTTCGCGGGCCGCCGCGTAGTCGAAGTGCAGTTGCGCCTCGGACAGGTCGAGGCCGAGGCCGCGCGCCCCCCGGGTGTACGCGGCGGTGCCTTCGAGCGCCGCCGCGGTCGCGAACGCCGCGCACGAACCGCATTCGCCCTGGTCCTTCACCGGCGTGGTGAAGCCGAGCTGCCGCAGATCGAACCGAGGCGGCAGGACCTCCGACGGGGCCACGCTGGAGATCACCTGCTGACCGGCGGCCGCCCTCGCGGCGAACAGCATGCGCTCCGGCTGCTCGGCCCTCGCGGTCAGCTCGGCGTCGTCGGGCCACGGCACACCGAGGCGCGCGACTCGCGACTCGGCCGATAGCCTGCTGAGCGAAGTCTCCGCGGCGTGCCAGGAGCCACCGTCGGCGAGCAACTCGCGGACAGCCGCGATCTCCGCCCGGTACGGGTGGTTCGCGGCCATTCGGGACTCCATTCGCGCTCTCGGAACTCTCAAGCAGTGTCGCCCCATAGGACGCAGGACAGCAGCCTTCGGATACACGCTCCGGCATTTTTTTCCAGAGTTTTCCGTAAACGCAGGTCAGCGCGACAGCACGATCACACGTCTGCGCACAAGGTATTCACTGTTCGTGTTCGACCGGTCCCGAGCAGTGCAGTTGATCGTCGTCGCGTGTTCAGCGCGTCACGAGGAGTAGCGCGGCCTCGGCCAGCTGGCCGCCCCAGATCCGGTAAGCGGCGGGCCCCGGGTGGAAGCCGTCGGCGGCGAAGGTCGCCGGATCGAGCATGGCGGCGGGCATCGGCACGTACCGGACACCGGGCACCGCGGACAGCTCCGCAGCGGCCGAAGCGAGCACGCCGGAGCGGAGTCCGAGCACGACGCGCAACGGCTGCGGCAGCGCGGGGAAGCGGCCCATCGGCGGCACCCCGGCCAGCACGACGGGCACCGGGCCGAGCCGCCGCCGCACGCCGAC is part of the Amycolatopsis sp. CA-230715 genome and encodes:
- a CDS encoding RNA polymerase sigma factor: MTETRTVEADPPWEGLHGHELYAACVHAARAGDRNAMNRLVSELTPLVWHVARANGVESSTAEDVVQTVWLALFSNLAKVTEPRALAGWLITTARREAQRSHGRKLSPVPLTDEMAESMPSGNPAPEAEALRADRDRQLWHVFTQLPERCQEILRLTVLAGRAEYRLVAEALRMPHGSIGPTRGRCLKTMRELLETEGGGA
- a CDS encoding protease inhibitor I42 family protein, whose protein sequence is MLIRITRANAGEVVRVRVGDTVELSLPEVPSSGFRWLCRLPRGVHLVDDEYRGQDGGEQGHPIRGQVVTGAGPPGAGGVRRLAFGIVDAGRLPLHADLIRPWEQAPRRTLTFVLSAAPNE
- a CDS encoding C1 family peptidase; amino-acid sequence: MAANHPYRAEIAAVRELLADGGSWHAAETSLSRLSAESRVARLGVPWPDDAELTARAEQPERMLFAARAAAGQQVISSVAPSEVLPPRFDLRQLGFTTPVKDQGECGSCAAFATAAALEGTAAYTRGARGLGLDLSEAQLHFDYAAARESLHPDGSWPDELLDDAMAKGVAFEDCYPYREDGAGSVNPGWRDRLARAEEVVDLSGNPAAIKHHIYGYGPVAACLVIYEDLFHYAGGVYRHTTDKTSGGHCVALVGWDDVEGCWIAKNSWGTDWGEGGYVRIAYGEGYLEDYPAARPTTLGCTGVNLRAWLPPQRALRLFTSAHDANAWVYLENAGWARLSGGPRGTATALAMLAEPRARGSAVAPFIDNDELAMLRIGQ